In one Dreissena polymorpha isolate Duluth1 chromosome 7, UMN_Dpol_1.0, whole genome shotgun sequence genomic region, the following are encoded:
- the LOC127839142 gene encoding uncharacterized protein LOC127839142 → MGDRKTLYGVETSTYALNLLENAFPSTHHSQYSLMFKEQCVSNNINDTGNCFETRQSTCDENNNVENVEHVDEYVGNIKSSYKITTPVDERSCIHECTVKDECLHSKVEYTKVELLPCLICAVSYGNRSDVLKHMNKIHHMTNLCKICYFEEGQLKRFANPVSLRNHKLRDHPEDMVKCICGAMLIDNKMLSSHLKKFKCDQKGSVGDCSGMIRCICGKRFASVEQVIGHQAKCRKRDLLGTLSSNAKPGSVFGIKSKPTNTDVNNNKSTSDSDVSLQYYYENSRSACKKNKEMSQTCNDAFERLMHENDTEFCKHISRLVPRTGIPQKFAKRKISPFHTEFSADSVKKTKSDLNNNFHSMPVEKNTRGSVTTNTSPKGEHSGTIQSVKKLVPSSDTYTSPTIYKPRFNGRGYLLLDNLSMEMEASEADLIKKHPEESSVFNNPDMYEISSQLKSDSSSTSKATKVDKELSISSPLTRRSGVVTSISAKLQIRNLGKKTYSDMRYPCKTCGRRFKKPYLYVHQRLKHKFSQTI, encoded by the exons ATGGGTGACAGAAAAACATTGTATGGTGTAGAAACATCCACATATGCCTTGaacttgcttgaaaatgcatttccATCTACACATCATAGTCAGTACAGCCTGATGTTTAAAGAACAGTGTGTTTCTAATAACATTAATGACACTGGAAATTGTTTTGAAACCAGGCAATCAACATGTGATGAAAACAATAACGTAGAGAATGTTGAACATGTTGATGAGTATGTAGGTAACATCAAATCTTCCTACAAAATAACTACTCCAGTGGACGAGCGCAGTTGTATACATGAATGCACAGTGAAAGATGAATGCCTTCACAGCAAAGTCGAATATACGAAAGTGGAGTTACTACCTTGTCTGATATGTGCCGTATCCTACGGTAACAGATCTGACGTTCTGAAGCACATGAATAAAATACATCACATGACAAACCTCTGTAAGATTTGCTACTTCGAGGAAGGTCAACTCAAGCGGTTTGCAAACCCAGTGTCGCTTAGAAACCACAAACTTCGAGATCATCCAGAAGACATGGTGAAGTGCATATGCGGGGCGATGCTCATCGATAATAAAATGCTGAGCTCGCATCTAAAGAAGTTCAAATGCGATCAGAAAGGTTCTGTTGGTGACTGCAGTGGAATGATTCGGTGCATTTGTGGTAAAAGGTTTGCCTCTGTGGAGCAGGTTATAGGACACCAGGCTAAATGCAGAAAGCGTGATTTGCTTGGTACGTTGTCATCAAATGCTAAACCTGGGAGCGTATTTGGGATAAAATCAAAACCAACCAATACCGATGTAAACAACAATAAGTCAACGTCTGATTCTGATGTGTCTTTGCAGTATTATTATGAGAATTCTAGATCagcttgtaaaaaaaacaaagaaatgtcaCAGACATGTAATGATGCTTTTGAAAGATTGATGCATGAAAATGACACTGAATTTTGCAAACACATTAGTAGGCTTGTTCCTAGAACTGGAATCCCGCAAAAATTTGCGAAAAGAAAGATTTCGCCCTTTCACACAGAATTCTCGGCAGATagtgtaaagaaaacaaaatctgaTCTCAATAATAATTTTCATTCAATGCCTGTAGAAAAAAACACACGTGGCAGTGTTACCACGAACACTTCTCCCAAAGGGGAACACTCTGGTACAATACAAAGTGTGAAGAAATTGGTACCCAGCAGTGATACCTACACCAGTCCTACAATTTACAAACCAAGATTCAACGGGAGAGGCTATTTATTGTTGGACAACTTGTCGATGGAAATGGAGGCTAGTGAAGCTGATCTCATTAAAAAACACCCTGAAGAATCATCTGTTTTCAACAACCCAGACATGTATGAAATCAGTTCTCAGTTGAAGAGTGATTCCAGTTCAACCAGCAAAGCAACCAAAGTTGACAAAGAACTTTCTATCTCTTCACCTTTGACCAGGAGAAGTGGGGTAGTTACAAGTATTTCTGCAAAACTCCAAATCAGGAACCTTGGAAAGAAAACCTACAGTGATATGAG ATATCCCTGCAAGACGTGCGGTCGACGGTTCAAGAAGCCCTATCTGTACGTGCACCAGAGATTGAAGCATAAATTCTCACAGACAATTTAG
- the LOC127838784 gene encoding protoporphyrinogen oxidase-like: MPTAVVIGGGISGLSSAYYLKKSAKFSKIIILEASNRVGGWIKTVTSEGGAKMELGPRSLRATGIPAGFNSLCLIEDLGLSKDVIHVSRHEPAAQNRFIYAKGALHKLPNKFSAFFKKQAPFSAPLFLHSFRDILTKPSELEDESVYDFVTRRFHAELAEFAVDPLCRGIFAGDCRKLSLHSCFPLLREAEKVGGGPVIKGLLKISRRPIPPRRQSTLFDTMRKETWSAFSFRQGLQTLPETLRDSLTSSQGVELVLDTPCSEVMFDDGKAKIVINGETLDADHVVSSIFAPDFASLLNQEQQNLKENLSKISAVNAVVVCVEFDGQVVPPTPGFGHLLPSSEDKAVLGVIYDSCTFPTHDRTDRPGSRYTIMLGGAWFDDLKAVVPSMTDGALGQYAVKALQKHLGFTQTPTKIKVEVMKNCIPQYFIGHENILEDVFAEIRAERLPLSLVGSSYRGPSIHDCMNNARVEIERVTGASLL, from the exons ATGCCAACAGCGGTTGTTATAGGTGGTGGTATAAGCGGACTGTCATCTGCATATTACTTGAAGAAAAGTGCCAAATTTTCAAAG ATAATTATTCTTGAGGCCTCGAATCGAGTTGGTGGTTGGATTAAAACAGTAACGTCTGAAGGTGGAGCCAAAATGGAGCTGGGTCCCAGGAGTCTGAGAGCCACTGGCATACCAGCTGGCTTCAACAGCCTCTGTTTAATTGAAGATCTTGGTCTGTCTAAGGATGTGATTCACGTATCTAGGCATGAACCGGCAGCGCAGAATCGATTTATTTATGCAAAAGGAGCATTACACAAGCTTCCAAATAAGTTTTCAGCTTTCTTCAAGAAGCAGGCACCGTTTTCAGCACCTCTGTTTCTGCACTCGTTTCGAGATATTTTAACAAAGCCGTCAGAACTCGAGGATGAATCAGTGTACGACTTTGTCACTCGGAGGTTTCATGCCGAGCTTGCAGAGTTTGCGGTCGATCCTTTGTGCAGAGGCATATTTGCTGGCGACTGTAGAAAACTTAGCTTGCACTCGTGTTTTCCGTTATTAAGAGAGGCGGAAAAAGTTGGTGGAGGGCCTGTCATTAAAGGGTTGCTTAAGATTAGTAGACGCCCAATTCCACCTAGGAGACAATCCACCTTGTTTGATACCATGAGAAAGGAGACCTGGTCAGCGTTTTCGTTCCGCCAAGGGCTTCAAACCTTACCAGAAACTTTGAGAGATTCTCTTACATCTTCGCAAGGGGTTGAATTAGTCCTTGACACACCTTGCTCTGAAGTGATGTTTGATGATGGCAAAGCAAAGATTGTTATAAATGGGGAAACTTTGGATGCTGACCATGTAGTGTCCAGTATTTTCGCTCCAGATTTTGCAAGTCTCTTGAATCAAGAACAGCAGAATTTGAAGGAGAATTTGAGTAAAATTTCTGCAGTGAATGCTGTGGTGGTTTGTGTTGAGTTTGATGGACAAGTTGTACCTCCCACACCGGGGTTTGGACATCTGTTGCCCTCAAGCGAGGACAAGGCGGTGCTTGGGGTTATATACGACTCCTGTACATTTCCCACCCATGATCGGACTGACAGGCCTGGGAGCAG GTACACAATAATGCTTGGAGGGGCTTGGTTCGATGATCTCAAAGCAGTTGTTCCATCAATGACGGACGGAGCGCTCGGCCAATACGCTGTCAAAGCGTTACAAAAACACCTCGGCTTTACACAAACACCAACAAAAATCAAAGTAGAAGTAATGAAAAACTGCATCCCCCAGTATTTTATCGGTCACGAAAACATACTAGAGGACGTTTTTGCAGAAATTCGAGCTGAGAGACTTCCGTTAAGTCTGGTTGGTTCGTCATATCGAGGTCCATCGATTCATGACTGTATGAATAACGCAAGAGTGGAAATTGAACGTGTCACTGGGGCCTCATTATTGTGA